A region from the Planctomycetia bacterium genome encodes:
- the corA gene encoding magnesium/cobalt transporter CorA: MTPEKSENLAASPRGSIINSAAYCNGVRVAIVPIPDLGDAWRHSDRFFWVGLYEPSEPLLAHIQQAFGLHELAIEDAHQAHQRPKLEIYDNSIFVVMRTARLCEGGERRIEFGETHVFAGPRYIVTVRHGSMKSHVGLRARCEASPQLLAKGEGFVLHALMDFIVDQYFPILDALQAELDDLEEQIFSGTFVRSVTARLYHLRRDLLALKQAVTPLIEVSARLSRSSDLVPPDTRPYFQDVHDHVVRIGDLINNLEQLSQIALEAKFALISVAQNDDTKRLAAWAAIIAVPTMIAGLYGMNFDFMPETKWAYGYPVVIVVMLTLCSLLYRWFRKVKWL; the protein is encoded by the coding sequence GTGACCCCCGAAAAATCCGAAAACTTGGCGGCGTCGCCGCGCGGCAGCATCATCAACTCCGCTGCGTATTGCAACGGCGTGCGAGTGGCGATCGTACCCATTCCTGATTTAGGAGACGCCTGGCGCCACTCGGATCGTTTTTTCTGGGTCGGGCTCTACGAACCATCGGAGCCGCTCCTAGCGCATATTCAACAGGCATTTGGTCTACACGAGCTAGCGATCGAAGATGCTCATCAAGCGCATCAGCGTCCCAAGCTGGAAATCTACGACAATTCCATATTCGTCGTAATGCGCACGGCGCGGCTCTGTGAAGGCGGCGAACGCCGCATCGAATTCGGCGAAACGCATGTGTTCGCAGGCCCCCGCTATATCGTAACGGTGCGGCACGGATCGATGAAGTCGCATGTCGGACTGCGCGCTCGCTGCGAAGCCTCTCCCCAACTGTTAGCCAAGGGAGAAGGCTTCGTGCTCCATGCTCTCATGGACTTTATTGTCGATCAGTATTTTCCGATCCTCGACGCACTCCAAGCGGAATTGGATGATTTGGAAGAGCAGATTTTCAGCGGCACCTTTGTGAGAAGCGTTACGGCCCGGCTGTATCACCTGCGGCGCGATTTGCTTGCGCTGAAACAAGCCGTCACGCCGCTGATCGAAGTTTCGGCCCGACTATCCCGAAGCTCGGATTTGGTCCCTCCGGACACGCGACCGTATTTCCAGGACGTCCACGATCACGTCGTGCGCATTGGCGATTTGATTAACAACTTGGAGCAGCTATCTCAAATCGCGCTGGAAGCCAAGTTCGCACTGATTTCCGTCGCGCAGAACGACGACACAAAGCGGCTGGCCGCGTGGGCGGCGATCATTGCCGTGCCCACGATGATCGCGGGTCTCTACGGCATGAATTTCGACTTCATGCCCGAAACCAA